A single genomic interval of Lewinellaceae bacterium harbors:
- a CDS encoding NUDIX hydrolase, with the protein MNFCSHCGSDQLEFRVPEGDNRPRHICSNCGAIHYSNPKIVTGCLPVWENKVLLARRAIEPRKGYWNVPSGYMENGETVEQGAEREVWEETLAKVKGLHLHTVFSIPHINQVYIHFLAELGSPEFGVGEESLDVRLFAEEEIPWKEIAFASSVFTLEHYFEDRRKGRRAVHTGVMEWR; encoded by the coding sequence ATGAATTTTTGCAGCCATTGCGGGTCGGATCAACTGGAGTTCAGGGTGCCGGAAGGAGATAACCGCCCGAGGCATATCTGCTCCAACTGCGGCGCCATTCACTACTCCAACCCCAAGATTGTCACCGGCTGCCTGCCGGTTTGGGAAAACAAAGTCTTGCTGGCCAGGCGCGCCATCGAACCGAGAAAGGGCTACTGGAATGTGCCCAGCGGATATATGGAAAATGGAGAAACCGTAGAGCAGGGTGCCGAAAGGGAGGTATGGGAAGAAACCCTGGCAAAGGTGAAGGGGCTCCACCTGCACACCGTTTTCAGCATTCCCCACATCAACCAGGTGTACATCCATTTTCTGGCAGAGCTGGGCAGCCCGGAATTCGGGGTAGGAGAGGAGTCGCTCGATGTACGGCTGTTTGCCGAAGAGGAGATTCCCTGGAAGGAGATCGCGTTCGCCTCCTCGGTTTTCACCCTGGAACATTACTTCGAAGACCGGCGCAAGGGGCGCAGGGCAGTACATACTGGCGTAATGGAGTGGCGGTAA
- a CDS encoding LysM peptidoglycan-binding domain-containing protein → MRKFLFFALLLFSGRPSSATGDSLSYLTAKDTIFLSIGAFEEKFFEHFMAPKQTLYSLAQFYGLSVEELYYFNPGLKDQTVKIGMPIRVPIPNAAIKRYMESGFRPNENVPVFYVVKKGDTLFRIAKVYFRMPIELVMARNNLADYSLKEGQQLHVGWISVFGVPDSLRQHAGGPLARRNAALRKIYQYESVNKRQYDSQGVAVWQKESKEDSDLYGLHSYAPKNSIIEVLNPMNNRTVYVKVIGKIPLTAYRDEVTVILSPLAAKLLGAIDPRFFVKIKYYR, encoded by the coding sequence ATGAGAAAATTCTTGTTCTTCGCGCTCCTGCTTTTTTCCGGCAGGCCATCATCGGCAACCGGCGACAGCCTGAGCTACCTGACCGCTAAAGATACCATATTTCTGAGCATTGGGGCCTTCGAGGAAAAATTCTTCGAACACTTCATGGCGCCCAAGCAGACCCTCTATTCGCTGGCCCAGTTTTACGGCCTGTCGGTTGAGGAGCTTTATTATTTCAACCCCGGGTTGAAAGACCAGACCGTGAAGATCGGCATGCCCATCCGGGTGCCCATCCCGAATGCCGCCATCAAACGGTATATGGAATCCGGCTTCCGGCCCAACGAAAATGTCCCGGTGTTTTACGTGGTTAAAAAAGGCGACACCTTGTTTCGCATCGCCAAAGTTTATTTCCGCATGCCGATAGAGCTGGTAATGGCGCGCAACAACCTTGCCGATTATAGCCTAAAGGAGGGCCAGCAACTGCACGTCGGATGGATCAGCGTCTTCGGCGTTCCCGACAGCCTGCGGCAACACGCCGGCGGCCCGCTCGCCCGGCGCAACGCCGCCCTGCGCAAAATTTACCAGTACGAATCCGTCAACAAACGGCAATACGACAGCCAGGGCGTCGCCGTCTGGCAAAAGGAAAGCAAGGAAGATTCCGACCTTTACGGCTTGCACAGCTATGCTCCGAAAAATTCTATCATCGAAGTGCTCAACCCAATGAACAACCGCACTGTTTATGTGAAAGTCATAGGAAAAATCCCCCTGACGGCCTACCGCGACGAGG
- a CDS encoding saccharopine dehydrogenase NADP-binding domain-containing protein yields MNSILIIGAGRSATACIKYVLEKARERNWFVTVADADPQLADAKVAGHPNGRATWLDVLKVNDRRELIGRADVVVSLLPAHLHLEVAHDCIKLKKHLITASYVSQEMYRLGDEARDRELIFMGEMGLDPGIDHMSAMRQIARIKAEGGKVTAFRSYTGGLVAPESDDNPWNYKFTWNPRNVVLSGQGTAQYLEDGKFRFIPYNRLFVEYRTVQVPGMGEYEAYANRDSLLYREVYGLAGIPNILRGTMRTKGFCEAWNALVKIGLTDGGYPIVDSDKLTYHELMEGYLSPEDNAGSVKDRIARLIGEEPDSVVMKKLEWLGLFRKKKVRIPNATPALILENLLLDKWKLKPKDKDMIIMQHEFEYELHGKLKEVVSTLVMKGEDGQHTAMSKLVGLPMGIFVKLVMEGKITSTGVNIPVMPEVYEPVLDELEQFGVVFSEHEKA; encoded by the coding sequence ATGAACAGCATATTGATTATCGGCGCAGGGCGTTCTGCCACTGCATGCATCAAATATGTGCTGGAAAAGGCCAGGGAGCGGAACTGGTTTGTCACCGTTGCCGACGCCGACCCTCAACTGGCCGACGCCAAGGTAGCCGGGCACCCCAACGGCCGCGCCACCTGGCTGGATGTACTGAAAGTCAATGACCGGCGGGAATTGATCGGCCGGGCAGATGTGGTCGTTTCTCTCCTTCCTGCCCACCTTCACCTGGAAGTGGCGCACGACTGCATCAAGCTGAAGAAGCACCTTATCACCGCCTCTTACGTTTCCCAGGAAATGTACCGGCTGGGCGACGAAGCCCGCGACCGGGAACTGATTTTCATGGGGGAGATGGGGCTGGATCCCGGCATCGACCACATGTCCGCCATGAGGCAGATCGCCCGCATCAAGGCGGAGGGCGGAAAGGTGACTGCCTTCCGCTCCTATACCGGCGGGTTGGTCGCTCCGGAGAGCGACGACAACCCCTGGAATTATAAATTTACCTGGAATCCACGCAATGTGGTGCTCTCCGGGCAGGGCACCGCTCAGTACCTGGAGGATGGCAAGTTTAGGTTTATCCCCTATAACCGCCTTTTTGTAGAATACCGCACTGTACAGGTTCCGGGAATGGGCGAGTACGAGGCTTACGCCAACCGGGACTCTCTGCTGTACCGGGAGGTTTATGGCCTGGCCGGCATCCCGAATATCCTGAGAGGGACCATGCGCACCAAAGGGTTCTGCGAAGCCTGGAATGCGCTGGTCAAGATCGGCCTGACCGACGGCGGTTACCCGATCGTCGATTCTGACAAGCTGACCTACCACGAATTGATGGAAGGTTACCTCAGCCCGGAAGACAACGCCGGCTCGGTGAAAGACCGAATCGCCCGGCTGATCGGGGAAGAGCCCGACTCGGTGGTGATGAAAAAGCTGGAATGGCTGGGCCTGTTTCGAAAGAAAAAAGTGCGAATACCCAACGCAACGCCGGCTCTGATCCTGGAAAACCTGCTGCTCGATAAATGGAAACTCAAGCCTAAGGACAAGGATATGATCATCATGCAGCACGAATTCGAATACGAGTTGCATGGAAAGCTGAAAGAGGTGGTTTCCACCCTGGTGATGAAGGGAGAGGATGGGCAACACACCGCCATGTCGAAACTAGTAGGCCTGCCAATGGGCATTTTTGTCAAGCTGGTGATGGAAGGCAAGATCACCTCTACGGGCGTCAATATCCCGGTAATGCCTGAGGTGTACGAGCCGGTGCTCGACGAGCTGGAGCAGTTCGGGGTTGTCTTCTCAGAGCATGAAAAAGCATAG
- the cdd gene encoding cytidine deaminase, translating to MKEITISTKIKVYESAKELPVEYQNLLESARAARNLAYAPYSNFRVGAAALLDNGAVVQGANLENAAYSMCICAERTALGNAAMQHPGAAVRAIAVTVQSDKKAIAQPASPCGACRQVISETEDRQKKNMIVILQGSEGEVYWLDSGKALLPIGFHGGFL from the coding sequence ATGAAAGAAATAACGATCAGCACGAAAATTAAAGTCTACGAATCGGCCAAAGAACTCCCCGTCGAATACCAAAATTTACTGGAAAGCGCCCGGGCCGCCAGAAATCTGGCTTATGCTCCCTATTCCAATTTTCGGGTGGGCGCAGCGGCACTATTGGACAACGGCGCGGTCGTACAGGGCGCCAACCTGGAGAACGCCGCCTATTCCATGTGCATCTGCGCCGAGCGGACGGCGCTCGGCAACGCAGCCATGCAGCATCCCGGGGCTGCCGTCCGGGCCATTGCCGTGACGGTCCAAAGCGATAAAAAAGCCATTGCCCAACCGGCCTCTCCCTGCGGGGCCTGCCGGCAGGTCATCAGCGAAACGGAAGACCGGCAGAAAAAAAATATGATCGTTATCCTGCAGGGGTCTGAAGGCGAGGTGTATTGGCTGGATTCGGGAAAGGCGCTCCTGCCGATTGGGTTTCATGGCGGGTTCCTGTAA
- the prmC gene encoding peptide chain release factor N(5)-glutamine methyltransferase has product MTIDQAYHQLTATLEKLYAPGEAKSIARIVFEDAFNIYNFRRQDALPPEQATHLQQMTTRLLAHEPVQYILGMADFYDLKFKVDARVLIPRPETEELVHWMLETLEKKELKILDIGTGSGCIPIALKKHRPEWEAWAIDISPEALELAKENARLNGVEVSFQQVDILDEAQWAGLGRFDAIVSNPPYIPEREAGLMPENVKRYEPRQALFVGNEDPLVFYRAIALLASQHLRPRGWLFFETNEFNAAEVAEIVRNQGFKEVELKQDLSKKERMVRGRGGMMFDV; this is encoded by the coding sequence TTGACCATCGACCAGGCATACCACCAACTCACCGCTACCCTGGAAAAGCTCTACGCCCCCGGCGAAGCGAAGAGCATCGCCCGTATCGTTTTTGAAGATGCCTTCAACATCTATAACTTCCGCCGGCAGGACGCCCTGCCTCCCGAACAGGCAACCCACTTACAGCAAATGACTACCCGCTTGCTGGCCCACGAGCCGGTCCAGTACATCCTGGGCATGGCGGATTTTTACGACCTCAAATTCAAAGTTGATGCCCGCGTACTGATCCCCCGCCCGGAAACGGAAGAGCTGGTGCACTGGATGCTGGAAACGCTGGAAAAGAAGGAACTGAAAATACTGGATATCGGCACCGGCAGTGGATGTATCCCCATTGCCCTTAAGAAACACCGCCCGGAATGGGAAGCCTGGGCCATAGACATCAGCCCGGAAGCCCTGGAACTGGCAAAGGAAAACGCCCGGCTGAATGGGGTGGAGGTGTCCTTTCAGCAAGTGGATATTTTGGATGAAGCCCAATGGGCCGGGCTGGGCCGGTTTGATGCCATTGTCAGCAATCCGCCCTATATCCCGGAGCGGGAGGCCGGCCTGATGCCGGAAAACGTGAAGCGCTATGAGCCTCGCCAGGCTTTGTTTGTAGGCAATGAAGACCCTCTGGTCTTTTACCGGGCCATTGCTTTATTGGCCAGCCAGCACCTTCGGCCAAGGGGATGGCTCTTCTTCGAAACCAATGAGTTTAATGCAGCCGAGGTGGCGGAAATTGTTCGCAACCAAGGCTTTAAGGAGGTTGAGTTGAAGCAAGATTTGAGCAAGAAGGAGCGGATGGTGCGGGGGAGGGGGGGTATGATGTTTGATGTTTGA
- the nspC gene encoding carboxynorspermidine decarboxylase, which translates to MIDYKKIPSPAFVLDEKLLRQNLELIRGVQERAGVSIILALKGFSMWKVFPMVAEYLKGATASSLHEARLIYEEMGVRAHTYSPAYIPEEFEEIKRYSSHLTFNSLNQYHLYKEKLAGASHQISPGLRVNPEYSEVEVDLYNPAAKGSRLGEAPDNFGDSLPAGIEGLHFHTLCESSSYDLEKVLAAFEKHYSRFFPQLKWVNFGGGHLMTRQGYDIDHLVGLLKAFREKHGLEVILEPGSAIAWETGDLVSTVLDITNNRGVKTAIVDVSFTAHMPDTLEMPYRPRIAGATDVQPGKPAYRIGGVSCLAGDYMEAYSFEKELQIGHQVIFKDMIHYTMVKTSTFNGVRHPSICIWHEDGTLEVVRAFGYEDFKGRLS; encoded by the coding sequence ATGATCGACTATAAAAAGATACCATCCCCGGCATTTGTGCTGGACGAGAAGCTGCTGCGGCAGAACCTGGAGCTGATCCGGGGCGTGCAGGAGCGCGCCGGGGTGTCCATCATTCTGGCGCTGAAGGGGTTTTCCATGTGGAAGGTGTTTCCCATGGTAGCCGAATACCTGAAGGGGGCGACAGCCAGCTCGTTGCATGAAGCGCGGCTGATCTACGAGGAGATGGGCGTACGGGCCCATACGTATTCCCCCGCCTATATTCCGGAGGAGTTTGAAGAGATCAAACGCTACAGCAGCCACCTTACGTTCAACTCCCTGAACCAGTATCACTTGTATAAGGAGAAGTTGGCAGGCGCCTCCCACCAGATTTCCCCTGGCCTGCGGGTCAACCCCGAGTATTCGGAAGTAGAGGTAGACTTGTACAACCCCGCTGCTAAAGGCTCCCGCCTGGGCGAAGCGCCGGACAATTTCGGCGATTCGCTGCCGGCAGGCATCGAGGGGCTGCACTTCCACACCCTCTGCGAATCCTCCTCCTACGACCTGGAGAAGGTGCTGGCGGCTTTCGAAAAGCACTACAGCCGTTTCTTCCCGCAACTCAAGTGGGTAAACTTCGGCGGAGGCCACCTGATGACCCGCCAGGGGTACGACATCGATCACCTCGTCGGGCTTTTGAAGGCCTTCCGGGAGAAGCATGGCCTGGAAGTCATCCTGGAGCCAGGCAGCGCCATCGCCTGGGAAACCGGAGACCTGGTTTCCACAGTGCTGGATATTACTAACAACCGGGGCGTTAAAACCGCCATCGTCGACGTATCCTTCACCGCTCACATGCCGGACACACTAGAGATGCCCTACCGCCCCCGCATTGCAGGCGCTACTGACGTCCAGCCCGGCAAGCCTGCCTACCGCATCGGCGGCGTCAGTTGCCTGGCCGGCGATTATATGGAGGCTTATTCCTTCGAAAAGGAACTGCAAATAGGCCATCAGGTTATTTTTAAAGACATGATCCATTATACCATGGTGAAAACGAGCACCTTCAATGGCGTCAGGCATCCCAGTATCTGTATCTGGCATGAGGACGGCACCTTAGAAGTAGTGCGGGCGTTCGGTTACGAGGATTTTAAAGGGCGCTTGTCCTAG
- a CDS encoding arginase family protein yields the protein MNKAEKAGKFNPDAPRQRNGHFMGLPFTEAEAEVVLLSAPWGSGIHLDSNASTAAANILEASYLLSPYDPDAPQAGLCLRLPEEPMAERCRQLLEKTASVTLFAENGKASPKDGYVQTSFEEIDKEIAVLQKWLKQEANALLDQKKRVGLIGGDSSAQLGLLQALAERYTEFGILHLGARMGLNASWPGPACSPETLFAHALHFDSLKQLSLAGIRCAFPQEEKTAHSREHISVFHDHDIRRRLYRGHAFSQICGDIIRGLPDRVYLSFDIDALKPQYGPNASHTMPGGFEIEEALYLVKRLLDAELEIIGFGLCGVAGLGHARDGQAGALLAYRLGNLMGVSGLVE from the coding sequence ATGAACAAAGCCGAGAAGGCCGGAAAATTCAACCCCGACGCGCCCCGCCAACGCAACGGCCACTTCATGGGCCTGCCCTTTACCGAAGCAGAAGCGGAAGTGGTGCTGCTTTCCGCCCCCTGGGGCAGCGGCATCCATTTGGACAGCAACGCCTCAACCGCCGCCGCCAACATCCTGGAGGCTTCTTACCTCCTGTCTCCCTACGACCCGGATGCGCCGCAGGCTGGCCTGTGCCTGCGGCTGCCCGAAGAGCCTATGGCGGAGCGGTGCCGCCAACTTCTGGAAAAAACGGCGTCCGTCACTCTTTTTGCTGAAAACGGAAAAGCCTCCCCCAAAGACGGTTATGTACAAACTTCTTTCGAAGAGATCGACAAAGAAATTGCCGTTTTGCAAAAATGGCTCAAACAGGAGGCCAATGCTCTGCTGGATCAGAAAAAACGGGTAGGCCTCATCGGAGGAGACAGCAGCGCCCAATTGGGCCTGCTGCAGGCGCTGGCCGAGCGGTACACGGAGTTCGGCATTCTGCACCTCGGCGCCCGCATGGGGTTGAATGCTTCCTGGCCCGGCCCGGCTTGTTCTCCGGAAACCCTGTTTGCTCATGCCCTGCACTTCGATAGCCTGAAACAGCTCTCCCTGGCCGGCATCCGCTGCGCTTTCCCGCAGGAAGAAAAAACGGCCCACAGCCGGGAGCACATCTCCGTTTTCCACGATCATGACATCCGCCGCCGCCTCTACCGGGGCCATGCCTTCAGCCAAATCTGCGGCGACATCATCCGCGGCCTGCCCGATCGGGTATACCTCAGTTTCGACATCGACGCCCTGAAACCTCAATACGGCCCCAATGCTTCCCACACCATGCCCGGCGGCTTTGAGATCGAGGAAGCCCTATACCTCGTCAAACGCCTGCTGGATGCAGAATTGGAGATCATCGGTTTCGGCCTGTGCGGGGTAGCCGGACTGGGACACGCCCGGGATGGGCAGGCGGGGGCGTTGCTGGCTTATAGGTTGGGGAATTTGATGGGGGTTAGTGGGTTGGTTGAATAA
- a CDS encoding MBL fold metallo-hydrolase, producing MIQYRTPNVTVFESALYRTTSTVLQTEDIVLVVDPSWLPAEVSRIRQFVQESRRGRPLYLLFTHSDYDHILGWQAFPEATAIASKAFVNNPNKEETLEQIRQFDEEYYIRRNYPIAYPEVDIVISEDGQVAELGQTRMRFFPAPGHTADGLFTLVENTATWIAGDYLSNMEFPFVYDSSLAYEETLQKAQRIIEAYEPALLIPGHGDATSRPAEMRWRCTESLEYLHNLRQAARSGEPFPEEKLWKRYGNKRGLAGPHRENLEFVRKEMEGS from the coding sequence ATGATCCAATACCGCACCCCCAACGTCACCGTCTTCGAAAGCGCCCTCTACCGCACCACCAGCACCGTTCTTCAGACAGAGGACATTGTGCTTGTCGTAGACCCCAGCTGGTTGCCGGCAGAGGTCAGCCGCATCCGGCAGTTCGTGCAGGAGAGTCGACGCGGCAGACCTCTGTACCTGCTCTTCACCCATTCCGACTACGACCACATCCTGGGCTGGCAGGCTTTTCCGGAGGCCACTGCAATCGCTTCCAAAGCCTTTGTCAACAACCCAAACAAGGAAGAAACCCTGGAGCAAATCCGGCAGTTCGATGAGGAGTACTACATCCGCCGAAATTACCCCATTGCTTATCCGGAAGTAGACATTGTAATCTCCGAAGACGGGCAGGTAGCTGAGCTGGGGCAGACCCGCATGCGCTTTTTCCCGGCGCCTGGCCATACCGCCGACGGCTTGTTTACCCTGGTAGAAAACACCGCCACCTGGATTGCCGGCGATTACCTCAGCAATATGGAGTTCCCTTTTGTTTATGACAGCAGCCTCGCCTACGAAGAAACATTGCAGAAAGCCCAACGCATCATTGAAGCGTACGAACCCGCCCTGCTCATTCCCGGCCATGGCGATGCTACTTCCCGCCCGGCTGAAATGCGGTGGCGCTGTACCGAGTCTTTGGAATACCTGCACAACCTCCGGCAAGCCGCCCGCTCCGGCGAGCCGTTTCCCGAGGAGAAACTCTGGAAGCGCTATGGGAATAAAAGGGGGCTGGCCGGGCCGCATCGGGAAAATTTGGAGTTTGTGAGGAAGGAGATGGAGGGTTCTTGA
- the kdsB gene encoding 3-deoxy-manno-octulosonate cytidylyltransferase, with translation MKTVGIIPARFASSRFPGKPLVEIDGKSVLQRVYEQAQRARRLDGLLVATDDARIREHVEGFGGNVVMTAAHHRSGTERCAEAAARLDDAGAIINIQGDEPFIAPEQIDLVVEPLARRQAVQISTLAKRIEKQDELNNPNVVKVVFGRLQMALYFSRSTIPYLRDVPPADWLAHAQYYKHIGLYGFRREVLLELAKLPPSNYERWESLEQLRWLEFGFSIFVNLTEKETIGIDTPEDLARAIDMIKPEE, from the coding sequence ATGAAAACCGTAGGTATCATTCCCGCTCGTTTTGCTTCTTCCCGTTTTCCGGGCAAACCTTTGGTGGAAATCGACGGCAAATCGGTGCTTCAGCGGGTCTACGAGCAGGCCCAGCGCGCCCGCCGCCTGGACGGCCTCCTCGTAGCCACCGACGACGCCCGCATCCGGGAGCACGTGGAGGGCTTCGGAGGCAACGTGGTGATGACGGCTGCCCACCACCGCAGTGGCACGGAGCGCTGCGCTGAAGCTGCCGCCCGCCTGGACGATGCCGGCGCCATCATCAATATTCAGGGAGATGAGCCTTTCATCGCCCCGGAACAGATCGACCTCGTGGTGGAACCTTTGGCCCGCAGGCAGGCGGTGCAGATCAGCACGCTGGCGAAAAGGATAGAAAAACAGGACGAGTTGAACAACCCCAATGTGGTGAAGGTGGTTTTCGGCCGGCTGCAGATGGCTTTGTATTTCAGCCGCAGCACCATTCCTTATCTTCGGGATGTGCCCCCGGCGGATTGGCTGGCGCACGCACAATATTACAAACACATTGGTTTGTACGGGTTCCGCCGGGAGGTGTTGCTGGAATTGGCCAAGCTGCCGCCTTCCAATTATGAGCGTTGGGAATCGCTGGAACAGCTCCGCTGGCTGGAGTTTGGCTTTTCCATTTTTGTCAACCTGACCGAAAAGGAAACAATCGGCATCGATACGCCGGAAGACCTGGCGCGGGCTATAGATATGATAAAACCGGAGGAATGA
- a CDS encoding polysaccharide biosynthesis C-terminal domain-containing protein has product MSTEEIGIYEMLLYIGFTLTTFWVTGLMQGFLAQYPQLPKEQQPVFLFNAYLLFLLASSLVLALMIWGKAGILIVLTGQPELPYYELFAVFLWLNVPAYLVENFYLVLRKPRSIFCFGLFAFGLQALAVLAPVFLGYGLLWSFYALLALGILKYAWLALQLARWGAFKLDVGLALRWASLSIPLMLYALMGSFNQSFDNWLVNFWFKGDEHAFAIFRYGARELPLALALTNAFSSAMLPEVAANLPVALASIRKKSLKLFHLLFPLSIGLALASGWVFPLVFNEDFRASVPVFNLFLLVLVSRLIFSRTILVGLNANRMIFYISILELAFNVALSFALVPFLGLSGIAIGTVAAYSLEKALLCWYLYRKFGIGIGQYTDMRWYLAYSALLILSFVAAFLR; this is encoded by the coding sequence TTGTCTACCGAAGAAATCGGCATCTATGAGATGCTGTTGTACATTGGCTTCACGTTGACGACCTTCTGGGTGACGGGCCTGATGCAGGGCTTCCTGGCCCAGTATCCTCAGCTTCCCAAAGAGCAGCAACCCGTCTTTTTATTCAATGCCTATTTGTTGTTCCTGCTGGCCAGTTCGCTGGTGCTGGCCCTGATGATTTGGGGCAAGGCCGGGATCCTCATTGTGCTGACCGGCCAGCCGGAGTTGCCTTACTACGAGCTGTTTGCCGTGTTTCTGTGGCTGAATGTCCCGGCTTACCTGGTAGAGAACTTCTATCTGGTGCTGCGCAAGCCCAGGTCTATCTTTTGCTTTGGCCTCTTTGCTTTTGGCCTGCAGGCACTGGCGGTGCTGGCCCCGGTTTTCCTGGGCTACGGCCTGTTGTGGAGTTTTTACGCCCTCCTGGCGCTGGGCATTTTAAAATATGCCTGGCTGGCCTTGCAACTGGCGCGCTGGGGCGCTTTTAAGCTCGACGTGGGGCTGGCTCTGCGCTGGGCTTCTCTCAGCATCCCGCTGATGCTCTACGCCCTGATGGGCAGCTTCAACCAATCATTCGACAACTGGCTGGTCAACTTCTGGTTTAAAGGCGACGAACACGCCTTTGCCATCTTCCGCTATGGCGCCCGGGAACTACCCCTGGCCCTGGCCCTCACCAATGCCTTTAGCTCCGCTATGCTGCCCGAAGTAGCTGCCAACCTGCCAGTTGCCCTGGCCTCCATCAGGAAAAAATCCCTGAAACTTTTTCACCTGCTCTTCCCCTTGTCTATCGGGCTGGCCCTTGCCAGCGGCTGGGTCTTCCCCCTGGTTTTTAATGAAGATTTCCGCGCCAGCGTCCCTGTTTTTAACCTCTTCCTGCTGGTATTGGTGAGCCGCCTCATTTTCTCCCGGACCATCCTGGTGGGCCTGAACGCCAACCGCATGATCTTTTACATCTCCATCCTGGAGCTGGCCTTCAACGTCGCCCTCAGTTTTGCCCTGGTTCCCTTTCTGGGCCTTTCGGGTATCGCCATCGGCACCGTGGCGGCCTACTCCCTGGAAAAAGCGCTGCTTTGCTGGTATCTTTACCGCAAATTCGGCATCGGCATCGGCCAGTATACGGATATGCGTTGGTATCTTGCTTATTCGGCCCTGCTGATACTAAGTTTTGTGGCGGCCTTCCTGAGGTGA
- a CDS encoding saccharopine dehydrogenase family protein, which produces MSKVLIIGAGGVGRVVAYKCAQHPEVFSEILLASRTQSKCDDIVADVKRDTGHSKMQTAKVDAGNVPELVQLIRKFEPKMVIHVALPYQDLTIMDACLETGVHYLDTANYEPKDEAKFEYSWQWAYQDRFKEKGLLAVLGCGFDPGVTSIFTARAAKHHFDEIHYLDIVDCNAGDHGKAFATNFNPEINIREVTQKGRYYENGKWVETEPHEISRMLTYPEIGPKNSFVIYHEELESLVKNFPTLKRARFWMTFGEEYLTHLRVIQNIGMSRIDPVKYKGVDVIPLEFLKAVLPDPGELGENYTGHTSIGCRIRGIKDGKERTYYIWNNCSHEAAYKETGAQGVSYTTGVPAALGAMMMLAGKWAGQGVFNVEEFNPDPFLDQLGQMGLPWEEEFDLDLEMD; this is translated from the coding sequence ATGTCAAAAGTCCTGATCATTGGCGCAGGCGGAGTAGGGCGGGTAGTCGCCTACAAATGCGCCCAGCACCCGGAAGTTTTTTCGGAAATCCTGCTGGCCAGCCGCACCCAGTCCAAATGCGACGACATCGTTGCGGATGTGAAACGAGATACCGGCCATTCCAAAATGCAAACGGCGAAAGTGGATGCCGGCAATGTGCCCGAGTTGGTGCAGTTGATCCGAAAATTTGAGCCGAAGATGGTCATCCACGTGGCCCTGCCTTATCAGGACCTGACCATCATGGACGCCTGCCTGGAAACCGGCGTGCACTACCTCGATACGGCCAATTATGAGCCTAAAGACGAGGCCAAGTTCGAATACAGCTGGCAATGGGCCTATCAGGACAGGTTTAAAGAAAAAGGCCTGCTGGCAGTGCTGGGCTGTGGCTTCGACCCGGGAGTGACCAGCATCTTTACCGCCCGTGCCGCCAAACACCATTTCGATGAAATCCATTACCTGGACATCGTCGATTGCAATGCCGGCGATCACGGAAAGGCATTCGCCACCAACTTCAACCCGGAGATCAACATCCGCGAGGTCACTCAGAAAGGGCGTTATTACGAAAACGGCAAATGGGTGGAAACCGAGCCCCACGAGATCAGCAGAATGCTGACCTACCCGGAGATCGGGCCGAAGAACTCCTTCGTCATTTACCACGAAGAGCTGGAATCGCTGGTCAAGAACTTCCCCACGCTCAAGCGCGCCCGCTTTTGGATGACCTTCGGCGAAGAATACCTTACCCACCTGCGGGTGATCCAGAATATCGGCATGTCCCGCATCGACCCGGTCAAATACAAAGGGGTGGATGTCATCCCTCTGGAATTCCTCAAAGCAGTGTTGCCCGACCCGGGCGAACTGGGAGAGAACTATACCGGACATACCTCCATCGGCTGCCGCATCCGGGGCATTAAGGACGGAAAGGAGCGCACGTACTACATCTGGAACAATTGCAGCCACGAGGCAGCTTATAAGGAGACTGGCGCTCAGGGGGTGTCTTATACCACCGGCGTGCCGGCTGCGCTGGGCGCCATGATGATGCTCGCCGGCAAGTGGGCCGGCCAGGGCGTTTTTAATGTAGAAGAGTTCAACCCGGACCCCTTCCTGGACCAGCTCGGCCAGATGGGCCTGCCCTGGGAGGAGGAGTTTGATTTGGATTTGGAGATGGATTGA